One window of Phaenicophaeus curvirostris isolate KB17595 chromosome 22, BPBGC_Pcur_1.0, whole genome shotgun sequence genomic DNA carries:
- the LOC138730104 gene encoding ATP-dependent RNA helicase DDX19B, translating into MATDSWALAVDEQEAAAESLSSLHLKDEKPKPDANGAVIKVDDNVEKTEDEEKEDRAAQSLLNKLIRSNLVDTTNQVEVLQRDPTSPLYSVKSFEELRLKPQLLQGVYAMGFNRPSKIQENALPMMLAEPPQNLIAQSQSGTGKTAAFVLAMLSRVEPGNKYPQCLCLSPTYELALQTGKVIEQMGKFYPELKLAYAVRGNKLERGQKISEQIVIGTPGTVLDWCSKLKFIDPKKIKVFVLDEADVMIATQGHQDQSIRIQRMLPRDCQMLLFSATFEDSVWKFAQKVVPDPNVIKLKREEETLDTIKQYYVLCNNRDEKFQALCNIYGAITIAQAMIFCHTRKTAGWLAAELSKEGHQVALLSGEMMVEQRAAVIDRFREGKEKVLVTTNVCARGIDVEQVSVVINFDLPVDKDGNPDNETYLHRIGRTGRFGKRGLAINMVDSKHSMNILNRIQEHFNKKINKLDTDDLDEIEKIAN; encoded by the exons ATGGCCACCGACTCCTGGGCCCTGGCCGTGGACGAGCAGGAGGCGGCGGCGGAGTCG CTGAGCAGTTTACACCTGAAGGatgaaaaacccaaaccagatgCCAATG GTGCTGTTATCAAGGTAGATGACAACGTCGAAAAgacagaggatgaggagaagg AGGACAGAGCCGCGCAGTCCCTGCTGAACAAGCTAATCCGCAGCAACTTGGTTGACACAACGAATCAAGTGGAGGTGCTGCAGAGGGATCCCACGTCGCCGCTCTACTCCGTGAAGTCTTTCGAGGAGCTGCGGCT GAAGCCACAGCTCCTGCAAGGAGTCTACGCCATGGGCTTCAACAGACCATCTAAGATACAAGAGAATGCCCTGCCCATGATGCTTGCTGAACC CCCCCAGAACTTGATCGCACAATCTCAGTCTGGTACTGGCAAGACAGCTGCCTTTGTCCTGGCCATGCTCAGTCGCGTTGAACCTGGGAACAAGTATCCACAG TGTCTGTGCCTTTCCCCAACGTACGAGCTGGCACTTCAAACAGGAAAAGTGATTGAACAGATGGGAAAGTTTTATCCAGAGCTGAAACTTGCATACGCTGTCCGAGGCAACAAAT TGGAGAGAGGGCAGAAGATCTCCGAGCAGATTGTAATCGGCACACCCGGCACTGTGCTGGACTGGTGCTCCAAACTGAAGTTTATAGATCCCAAGAAAATCAAAGTGTTCGTCTTAGATGAGGCTGATGTGATGATAGCGACCCAGGGCCATCAGGACCAGAGCATCCGCATTCAGAG aATGCTCCCCAGGGACTGCCagatgcttctgttttctgccaCTTTCGAGGATTCTGTGTGGAAGTTTGCTCAAAAAGTTGTTCCTGACCCAAATGTTATCAAACTAAAGCGAGAGGAGGAGACACTGGACACTATTAAGCAGTATTATGTTCTGTGCAATAACAGAGACGAGAAGTTCCAGGCGCTCTGCAATATCTATGGCGCCATCACCATTGCCCAGGCCATGATCTTCTGCCAT ACTCGGAAGACAGCCGgctggctggcagcagagctTTCCAAGGAAGGCCATCAGGTGGCATTGCTGAGCGGGGAAATGATGGTGGAACAGAGAGCTGCTGTGATCGATCGCTTCCGAGAGGGcaaggagaaggtgctggtgacCACCAACGTCTGTGCCAGAG ggATCGATGTCGAGCAGGTCTCTGTTGTTATCAATTTCGATCTCCCTGTGGATAAAGATGGAAATCCAGATAACGAGACCTACTTGCACCGGATCGGGCGCACAGGTCGCTTCGGCAAGCGCGGACTGGCTATCAACATGGTGGACAGCAAGCACAGCATGAATATTCTCAACAGAATCCAGGAGCATTTCA acAAGAAGATAAACAAATTGGATACAGACGACTTGGATGAAATTGAGAAGATCGCAAACTGA
- the UBXN10 gene encoding UBX domain-containing protein 10, producing the protein MHATRPKSAKGRRRPRCDYSPGVEACPCRVPPTLPPATSHGLVNSQRASSTKPVFPTSQMSPEEILELLQRVPLRTVSSLNKYRVLPSISQSGAAEGVAEQIDQLRVSEGQEDARKITTFPGEQGSAGVLSQTHVLDKGSSDVPCPPETQGRKMRQESPSMLTLSLEEAPKEESELLLAVRSPSGRRFQHHFKPTDTLQVVLAIAEQKLSAEYRCCSVEMMEVPRRNFSDLTKSLHECGILHKSVLCIRQEQRDVNL; encoded by the coding sequence ATGCACGCCACGCGGCCAAAATCCGCTAAGGGACGCAGGAGGCCACGCTGCGATTACTCTCCAGGCGTGGAAGCCTGTCCTTGCAGAGTGCCACCTACCCTGCCACCAGCCACTTCCCACGGGTTAGTGAACAGCCAGAGAGCGTCGTCCACGAAACCGGTGTTCCCAACCAGCCAGATGTCTCCTGAGGAAATCCTGGAACTCCTGCAGCGAGTTCCTTTGAGGACCGTGTCTTCCCTGAACAAGTACAGGGTGCTCCCGTCCATCAGCCAGAGCGGTGCTGCGGAGGGGGTGGCTGAGCAGATCGACCAGCTGAGAGTGAGCGAGGGCCAGGAGGATGCTCGGAAAATCACGACTTTTCCTGGAGAACAAGGATCTGCCGGTGTGTTGTCACAAACCCACGTCCTCGACAAAGGCAGCTCAGATGTGCCGTGTCCTCCAGAGACgcaaggaaggaaaatgagacAAGAAAGCCCTTCAATGCTGACGTTAAGCTTGGAAGAGGCTCCGAAAGAAGAGTCGGAATTGCTGCTTGCTGTCCGATCTCCTTCTGGGCGAAGGTTTCAGCACCACTTCAAGCCCACAGACACTCTCCAGGTGGTCCTGGCCATAGCAGAACAGAAATTGTCTGCTGAGTACAGATGCTGCAGCGTTGAGATGATGGAGGTGCCCCGGAGGAATTTCTCTGACCTTACAAAGTCCCTCCACGAGTGTGGGATTCTCCACAAGTCTGTGCTGTGTATCCGACAGGAGCAGCGCGATGTGAATCTTTAA
- the LOC138730033 gene encoding phospholipase A2, membrane associated-like: protein MKNLLFAVLLACGLLPAHSSVLELERMIKSATGKSALLSYSWYGCFCGIGGRGTPVDSTDQCCRAHDCCYRKLRENSCHPLITPYDFAVSDGDIICSNEQSWCRRETCLCDRAVASCFARALPSYNESYRFYFKLKCRGSKLQC, encoded by the exons ATGAAGAATCTCCTCTTTGCCGTGCTCCTGGCTTGTG ggctgctcccgGCTCACAGCAGCGTTTTGGAGCTGGAGCGGATGATCAAATCGGCCACGGGGAAAAGCGCCCTGCTCTCCTACAGCTGGTACGGGTGTTTCTGCGGCATCGGCGGCAGAGGGACCCCGGTGGACTCCACAGACCA GTGCTGCCGTGCCCATGACTGCTGCTACAGGAAGCTGAGAGAGAACAGCTGCCACCCCCTGATAACCCCCTACGACTTTGCCGTCAGCGATGGAGACATCATCTGCA GTAATGAGCAGAGCTGGTGCAGGAGAGAGACCTGCCTCTGCGATAGGGCGGTGGCTTCGTGCTTCGCCCGTGCTTTGCCGTCCTACAATGAATCCTACCGCTTCTATTTCAAGCTGAAATGCCGAGGCAGTAAGCTCCAGTGCTGA